In Sorghum bicolor cultivar BTx623 chromosome 8, Sorghum_bicolor_NCBIv3, whole genome shotgun sequence, one genomic interval encodes:
- the LOC8082792 gene encoding putative cyclin-dependent kinase F-2: MEHYERLGKIGEGTSGIVYKARDRRTGETVAIKRLRVATGDGYGDAFDETFRRELRCLEACRGHPCLVDLRAAHLDPSRGAFLVMEYAGRSLAEAMRQQDHRAERRPFPEPEARRVMRRLLEGAAAMHARGLLHRDLKPDNVLLDGRGGVKICDFGLSRAADAGAGSAPYTPGVATLWYRAPELILGSVDYDAGVDTWALGCIMAELLSGGAPLFPGRSEMDQLNRVFDTVGMQDMPSWPGFALLPRAGSPLCKRGRPPSRLRELFPALSADGFDVLAGLLACRPDRRLTAADALRCPWFADAAAAAPEALPDQPRASCCAAGFAAGVAGVAEGIVA, encoded by the coding sequence ATGGAGCACTACGAGCGGCTTGGCAAGATCGGGGAAGGCACGTCGGGGATCGTCTACAAGGCCCGCGACCGCCGCACCGGCGAGACCGTCGCCATCAAGCGCCTCCGCGTTGCTACCGGCGACGGCTACGGCGACGCGTTCGACGAGACGTTCCGCCGCGAGCTGCGCTGcctcgaggcgtgccgcggCCACCCCTGCCTCGTCGACCTCCGCGCCGCGCACCTTGACCCCTCCCGTGGCGCGTTCCTGGTCATGGAGTACGCCGGGCGGAGCCTGGCGGAGGCCATGCGGCAGCAGGACCACCGCGCCGAGCGGCGGCCGTTCCCGGAGCCCGAGGCGCGCCGCGTGATGCGGCGGCTCCTGGAGGGCGCGGCCGCGATGCACGCGCGCGGCCTCCTGCACCGGGACCTCAAGCCCGACAACGTCCTCCTGgacggccgcggcggcgtcAAGATCTGCGACTTCGGGCTGTCGCGCGCGGCGGACGCCGGCGCCGGCTCCGCGCCGTACACGCCGGGGGTGGCGACGCTGTGGTACCGCGCGCCGGAGCTGATCCTGGGGTCAGTGGACTACGACGCGGGCGTCGACACGTGGGCGCTCGGCTGCATCATGGCCGAGCTCCTGTCCGGCGGCGCGCCGCTGTTCCCCGGGAGGTCGGAGATGGACCAGCTCAACAGGGTGTTCGACACGGTCGGGATGCAGGACATGCCGTCCTGGCCGGGCTTCGCGCTGCTGCCGCGCGCGGGTTCGCCGCTCTGCAAGCGCGGCAGGCCTCCCAGCAGGCTCCGGGAGCTGTTCCCGGCGCTGTCGGCCGACGGGTTCGACGTCTTGGCCGGGCTGCTGGCGTGCAGGCCGGACAGGCGCCTCACCGCCGCGGACGCGCTCCGGTGCCCGTGGTTCGCGgatgccgcggcggcggcgcctgaGGCCTTGCCGGATCAGCCGCGCGCTTCGTGCTGCGCCGCCGGCTTCGCCGCCGGTGTCGCAGGTGTTGCCGAGGGAATCGTAGCGTAG
- the LOC8084746 gene encoding chloroplast stem-loop binding protein of 41 kDa b, chloroplastic, whose product MAATASLKSSLLLPSPISDFSGAAVSISVSAQKRRSSWQPRGARVQVSAAAAADSKNILVMGGTRFIGVFLSRILVKEGHQVTLFTRGKAPITQQLPGESDAEYAEFSSKVQHLKGDRQDFEFVKTSLAAKGYDVVYDINGREAVQVEPIIDALPNLEQYIYCSSAGVYLKSDILPHCEVDAVDPKSRHKGKLETESLLTSRGVNWTSIRPVYIYGPLNYNPVEEWFFHRLKAGRPIPIPGAGNQITQLGHVKDLARAFNLVLGNPKASQQIFNISGAKYVTFDGLARACAKAGGFPEPELVHYNPKDFDFGKKKAFPFRDQHFFASVEKAISELGWTPEFDLVDGLTDSYNLDFGRGTFRKAADFTTDDIILGKKLATTRALI is encoded by the exons ATGGCGGCCACAGCGTCCCTGAAGAGCAGCCTTCTCCTCCCGTCTCCTATCTCCGACTTCAGCGGCGCAGCCGTCTCCATCTCAGTCTCAGCGCAG AAGAGGAGGTCATCATGGCAGCCAAGAGGGGCGAGGGTGCAggtctcggcggcggcggcggcggactccAAGAACATTTTGGTGATGGGGGGAACAAGGTTCATTGGGGTCTTCCTGTCCAGGATCCTTGTCAAGGAGGGTCATCAG GTTACATTGTTCACTAGGGGAAAGGCACCCATAACTCAGCAGTTACCAGGAGAATCCGACGCAGAGTACGCAGAGTTCTCCTCCAAG GTTCAGCACTTGAAAGGTGACAGGCAGGACTTCGAATTCGTCAAGACAAGCCTGGCTGCTAAGGGATACGATGTCGTTTACGACATCAATG GACGTGAGGCTGTGCAAGTTGAGCCTATCATTGACGCCTTGCCTAACCTGGAACA GTACATCTATTGCTCATCGGCAGGAGTGTACCTGAAATCTGACATTCTTCCACACTGTGAG GTTGACGCGGTGGACCCCAAGAGCCGTCACAAGGGGAAGCTGGAGACGGAGAGCCTGCTGACATCGCGCGGCGTGAACTGGACGTCCATCAGGCCCGTGTACATCTACGGCCCGCTCAACTACAACCCCGTGGAGGAGTGGTTCTTCCACCGGCTAAAGGCCGGCCGCCCCATCCCCATCCCCGGCGCCGGCAACCAGATCACCCAGCTCGGCCATGTCAAG GACCTGGCAAGAGCCTTCAACCTGGTGCTGGGCAACCCCAAGGCGAGCCAGCAGATCTTCAACATCTCCGGCGCCAAGTACGTCACCTTCGACGGCCTTGCGCGGGCCTGCGCAAAG GCTGGAGGGTTCCCTGAGCCGGAGCTCGTCCACTACAACCCCAAGGACTTCGACTTCGGCAAGAAGAAGGCTTTCCCCTTCAGGGACCAG CACTTCTTTGCGTCTGTGGAGAAGGCGATCAGCGAGCTCGGGTGGACGCCGGAGTTCGACCTCGTCGACGGGCTCACCGACTCGTACAACCTCGACTTCGGCCGCGGCACGTTCCGCAAGGCGGCTGACTTCACCACAGACGACATAATCCTCGGCAAGAAGCTTGCCACCACCCGAGCTCTTATCTGA